A region of Solanum dulcamara chromosome 7, daSolDulc1.2, whole genome shotgun sequence DNA encodes the following proteins:
- the LOC129895585 gene encoding nuclear pore complex protein NUP35: MSTAVRTPKTGRQSLFFQDLATPISSRKSGSKFNTPGQAAAVSALWRENFASSDLPPPPVFTLEDRSDVSPESGMPDYITSPEVKSDPRTPVLNSGREFSTPKSKSETSTSYALMGKQQQQSQQSPLPSLTWWSPTKGSGSAEQDDKGKGSPVEGVIHPGALLTLPPPREVARPEVRKNSIPVGNFNEEEWVTVYGFSPIDTNSVLREFEKCGVILKHILGPRDANWMHILYQNHADAQKALNKNGMQINGVLMIGVKPVDPTQRQALNDRLNKQGFIPLPHASSSKSNNPTPFRTSSQPYYLQNGSNSAKQSSGSVATPARSVVSKIVDLMFGV; encoded by the exons ATGAGTACAGCAGTGCGAACTCCGAAAACTGGAAGACAATCATTGTTCTTCCAGGACTTAGCGACACCTATTTCTTCCCGGAAATCTGGGTCGAAATTCAATACCCCGGGTCAGGCAGCAGCTGTTTCTGCCTTATGGCGTGAGAATTTTGCCAGTTCAGATCTGCCACCACCGCCTGTATTTACCCTTGAAGATCGATCAGATGTCTCTCCGGAATCAGGGATGCCTGACTATATTACTTCGCCAGAAGTCAAGTCGGACCCTAGAACGCCGGTCCTAAATTCAGGAAGGGAATTTTCAACACCTAAGTCTAAGTCTGAGACAAGCACTTCATATGCACTGATGGGTAAGCAGCAGCAACAGAGTCAGCAAAGCCCCTTGCCAAGTTTGACATGGTGGTCCCCCACGAAGGGTAGTGGTAGTGCTGAGCAGGATGACAAGGGCAAAGGTTCGCCAGTAGAAGGCGTCATTCATCCTGGTGCCTTGCTAACCTTACCTCCACCAAGGGAAGTTGCAAGGCCAGAGGTCAGGAAGAACTCAATCCCTGTGGGGAACTTCAATGAGGAAGAATGGGTTACCGTTTATGG GTTTTCCCCTATTGACACCAATTCAGTTTTACGGGAATTTGAGAAATGTGGCGTCATTTTGAAACACATTCTAGGTCCCAGAGATGCTAACTGGATGCACATTCTCTATCAG AATCATGCTGATGCTCAGAAAGCTCTTAACAAAAACGGTATGCAGATAAATGGAGTTCTTATGATTGGGGTTAAACCAGTGGATCCAACACAACGTCAGGCACTAAATGATAGGCTCAACAAGCAGGGATTTATTCCTTTACCACATGCTTCGTCCAGTAAAAGCAATAATCCGACTCCGTTTAGAACCTCTTCTCAACCTTATTATCTCCAAAATGGCAGCAACAGTGCAAAGCAATCTTCTGGATCTGTTGCCACCCCAGCGAGATCTGTTGTGTCTAAAATTGTGGACTTAATGTTTGGTGTCTAA
- the LOC129895195 gene encoding CASP-like protein 3A1, with protein sequence MINGGKNPPDIGIQLPEMKLTVTESSNGPPDGNVIRKAQVMQLVLRALCLVTSVTALSLMVTAEQASTISVFGFNVPLHSKWSFSHSFEYLVGVLAVVALHLILQLLISGSRLVRGSPIISSRNHGWLIFAGDQVFTLALMSAGSSASSVSSLNHSGIRHTALPNFCKPLHRFCDRVSTSIVFTFFSCFLLAILVVLDVLWLSRH encoded by the exons ATGATCAACGGCGGGAAGAATCCACCGGATATCGGGATTCAGCTGCCAGAGATGAAACTAACGGTCACGGAGAGCTCAAACGGTCCACCTGACGGAAATGTTATCCGGAAAGCTCAAGTGATGCAACTGGTCCTACGGGCATTGTGTCTTGTGACTTCAGTCACAGCTTTATCGCTTATGGTTACTGCCGAACAAGCTTCTACCATCTCTGTCTTTGGTTTTAATGTACCATTGCACTCCAAGTGGTCCTTCTCTCACTCCTTTGA GTACCTGGTTGGTGTCTTGGCTGTTGTTGCACTTCATTTAATACTTCAGCTACTTATCAGTGGATCAAGACTTGTACGAGGATCACCTATTATTTCTTCTCGAAATCACGGATGGCTTATTTTTGCTGGGGATCAG GTATTTACATTGGCGTTGATGAGTGCTGGATCGTCCGCATCAAGTGTTTCCAGTTTGAATCACTCGGGAATTCGACATACAGCTCTGCCAAATTTTTGCAAACCGCTGCATCGTTTTTGTGACCGTGTTTCCACTTCAATAGTCTTCACTTTTTTCAGCTGCTTTCTGCTTGCCATTTTAGTAGTTCTTGATGTACTTTGGCTGTCTAGGCACTAA
- the LOC129896370 gene encoding mavicyanin-like: protein MGSTFFYTSLCFVALTITSFVVAASAEEFKVGDAVGWREPSINETDLYNHWASNKKFHIGDTLRFEYRNDSVIKVGKWEFYHCNRTHLATAGKDGNRTMNLNRAGTFYFVSGDPEHCKNGQRLAVEVFPLHPISESPPQPISPSPSPSSLSISASVSSSIPLAFVSALFISVIVVAIAGLA, encoded by the exons ATGGGTTCAACTTTCTTCTACACTAGCCTCTGTTTTGTCGCGCTTACAATTACATCTTTTGTTGTTGCTGCCTCCGCTGAGGAATTCAAAGTTGGTGATGCTGTGGGCTGGCGTGAGCCAAGCATCAATGAAACGGATCTCTATAATCATTGGGCCTCAAACAAGAAATTTCATATCGGCGATACACTTC GTTTTGAGTACAGGAATGACTCGGTTATTAAAGTGGGCAAATGGGAATTTTATCATTGCAACAGGACTCATCTGGCCACGGCCGGTAAAGATGGCAACAGAACAATGAATCTCAACAGGGCCGGCACGTTCTACTTCGTGAGCGGCGATCCAGAACATTGCAAAAACGGCCAGCGTTTAGCCGTAGAAGTTTTCCCACTGCATCCCATCTCGGAATCTCCACCGCAACCAATTTCACCGTCGCCGTCGCCATCGTCGCTCTCAATCTCGGCGTCGGTTTCTTCATCAATTCCGTTGGCGTTCGTTTCGGCGTTGTTTATTTCGGTTATTGTTGTAGCGATTGCTGGGTTAGCATGA